In Elephas maximus indicus isolate mEleMax1 chromosome 15, mEleMax1 primary haplotype, whole genome shotgun sequence, the following are encoded in one genomic region:
- the ZNF623 gene encoding zinc finger protein 623 — protein sequence MMSEKLPVMESSAPESGEDPEPRLGGLLRNSEGQSLRNSSQAAGFRQVTVTHWKIQTGETAQMCNKSGRSPILNSNLLILQRELIEEEAHQCDSCGKSFTFHSDLIRHQLSHSGEKVYKCDHCGKGFSQSSHLTEHQRIHTGERLYVCNVCGKNFIHYSNLIEHQRIHTGEKPFKCTQCGKAFCHSSDLIRHQRVHTRERPYECKECGKGFSQSSLLIRHQRIHTGERPYECNECGKSFIRSSSLIRHYQIHTEVKQYECKDCGKAFRHRSDLIEHQRIHTGERPFECNECGKAFIRSSKLIQHQRIHTGERPYVCNECGKRFSQTSNFTQHQRIHTGEKLYECNECGKAFFLSSYLIRHQKIHTGERVYECKECGKAFLQKAHLTEHQKIHTGERPFECKDCGKAFIQSSKLLLHQIIHTGEKPYVCSHCGKGFIQRSNFIQHQKIHTEEKLYECSQYEKDFNPTPNFKNNQCVHQEGLDLNKAPIHLGEKSMCQGEHTDNL from the coding sequence ATGATGTCAGAAAAACTTCCAGTAATGGAGTCCTCAGCCCCTGAGTCTGGGGAAGACCCTGAACCCAGATTAGGCGGGCTATTGAGAAACTCAGAAGGGCAGAGCCTGAGGAATTCTTCTCAGGCAGCAGGTTTTAGACAGGTGACAGTTACCCATTGGAAAATCCAAACAGGAGAGACAGCCCAGATGTGTAATAAATCAGGAAGAAGTCCAATTCTGAACTCCAATCTTCTTATACTTCAGAGAGAGCTTATAGAAGAGGAAGCTCATCAATGTGATTCTTGTGGCAAGAGCTTCACATTTCATTCGGACCTAATTAGACATCAGCTTTCTCATAGTGGGGAGAAAGTTTATAAATGTGATCACTGCGGGAAAGGCTTCAGCCAAAGCTCACACCTTACTGAGCATCAGAGAATTCACACGGGAGAAAGACTCTATGTATGTAATGTATGTGGAAAAAACTTCATTCACTATTCAAATCTTATTGAGCATCAGAGAATACATACAGGAGAAAAACCATTCAAATGTACtcagtgtgggaaagccttctgTCACAGCTCAGATCTTATTCGACACCAGAGAGTTCATACCCGAGAGAGACCTTACGAATGCAAAGAATGCGGAAAGGGCTTCAGTCAGAGTTCATTACTTATTCGACATCAGAGAATCCACACAGGAGAAAGaccctatgaatgtaatgaatgtggaaagTCCTTCATTCGGAGCTCAAGCCTTATCCGCCATTATCAGATCCATACAGAAGTGAAACAGTACGAATGTAAAGACTGTGGAAAGGCCTTCCGGCATCGATCGGACCTTATTGAACATCAGAGAATCCACACTGGAGAGAGACCTTTTGAGtgcaatgaatgtgggaaagcctttatccGGAGTTCAAAGCTTATTCagcatcagagaattcatactggagaaagACCATATgtatgtaatgaatgtgggaaacGTTTCAGCCAGACATCTAACTTTACTCAGCATCagagaattcacactggagagaaactctatgaatgtaatgaatgtgggaaagcattCTTTCTGAGTTCATACCTTATTCGACACCAGAAAATTCACACTGGAGAGAGAgtttatgaatgtaaggaatgtgggaaagcctttctccAGAAGGCTCATCTTACTGAACATCAGAAAATCCACACTGGGGAGAGACCCTTTGAATGTAAAGACTGTGGGAAAGCTTTCATTCAAAGTTCAAAGCTTCTTCTACATCAGATTATTCATACTGGAGAAAAACCCTATGTATGTAGTCATTGTGGAAAAGGATTTATTCAGAGGTCAAACTtcattcaacatcagaaaattcaTACTGAAGAGAAACTCTATGAGTGTAGTCAGTATGAAAAAGATTTTAATCCGACcccaaactttaaaaataatcagTGTGTTCACCAAGAGGGACTTGACTTGAATAAGGCCCCCATACATTTGGGTGAGAAGTCTATGTGTCAGGGGGAACATACAGATAACTTATAA